A window from Chloroflexaceae bacterium encodes these proteins:
- the ilvA gene encoding threonine ammonia-lyase, biosynthetic, translating to MNIEYLQRILTSRVYDVAVETPLQLAPGLSVRLNNQVFFKREDLQPIFSFKLRGAYNRIAHLPPEEQRRGVITASAGNHAQGVAFSAQRLGIRAVIVMPVTTPEIKVNACRARGAEVVLHGDSYSDAEAHAYSLQRQLGLTFIHPYDDPLVIAGQGTIGLEISQQMRAERYRVFVPVGGGGLAAGIAVFLKSINPEIAVIGVEPDDADAMYQSLRAGERVTLANVGIFVDGVAVRRVGEHTFRLVREYVDEIVRVTTDEVCAAIKDVFEDTRSIQEPAGALAVAGLKRFVTERGVRDEALVALTCGANVNFGRLRHVVERAEIGEQREALLAVTIPERPGSFKRFCRDLGRHNITEFNYRYAPRPDARVFVGIELAHPEERAATIARLLSRGYEVLDLTSNELAIVHLRHMVGGRAPEAVNERLYSFQFPERPGALLQFLESLDESWNISLFHYRNHGSAHGRVLAGIQVPDADLDRFHASLDRLGYHYVDQSDNPAYHAFLT from the coding sequence TTGAACATCGAATACCTGCAACGCATTCTCACCAGCCGGGTCTACGACGTTGCCGTTGAAACGCCCCTTCAACTCGCGCCGGGCCTCTCCGTCCGCCTGAACAACCAGGTGTTCTTCAAGCGCGAGGATCTCCAGCCTATCTTTTCCTTCAAGCTCCGCGGGGCCTACAATCGCATCGCCCACCTGCCGCCGGAGGAACAGCGGCGAGGCGTGATCACCGCCTCCGCCGGCAACCATGCCCAGGGGGTGGCCTTCTCCGCCCAGCGCCTCGGCATCCGCGCAGTCATTGTGATGCCGGTCACCACGCCGGAGATCAAGGTCAACGCCTGCCGCGCCCGCGGGGCCGAGGTGGTGCTCCACGGCGACAGCTACAGCGACGCCGAAGCCCATGCCTACAGCCTGCAACGGCAACTCGGACTGACCTTTATTCACCCCTACGACGACCCGCTGGTTATTGCCGGCCAGGGCACCATCGGTCTGGAAATTTCCCAGCAGATGCGCGCCGAACGCTACCGCGTCTTCGTGCCCGTCGGCGGCGGCGGGCTGGCCGCGGGCATCGCGGTCTTTCTCAAAAGCATCAATCCGGAGATTGCGGTGATCGGGGTCGAACCGGATGACGCCGACGCTATGTACCAGAGCCTGCGCGCCGGCGAGCGGGTCACGCTCGCCAATGTCGGCATCTTCGTTGACGGTGTGGCAGTGCGGCGGGTCGGCGAGCATACCTTCCGCCTGGTGCGCGAGTATGTGGACGAGATCGTGCGAGTCACGACCGATGAGGTCTGCGCGGCGATCAAAGATGTGTTCGAGGACACGCGGAGCATTCAGGAACCGGCCGGCGCCCTGGCCGTCGCCGGGCTGAAGCGGTTCGTCACCGAACGGGGGGTGCGCGACGAGGCCCTGGTGGCTCTCACCTGCGGCGCGAACGTTAACTTCGGGCGCCTGCGGCATGTGGTTGAGCGGGCTGAAATCGGCGAGCAGCGCGAGGCCCTGCTGGCCGTCACCATTCCCGAACGCCCCGGTTCATTCAAGCGTTTTTGCCGCGACCTGGGGCGTCACAATATCACCGAGTTCAACTACCGCTACGCCCCCCGCCCCGACGCCCGCGTCTTCGTGGGCATCGAGCTGGCCCATCCCGAAGAGCGCGCCGCGACCATCGCCCGCCTGCTCTCCCGCGGCTATGAGGTGCTCGACCTCACCAGCAACGAGCTGGCGATTGTGCATCTGCGGCACATGGTCGGCGGGCGCGCCCCCGAGGCCGTCAACGAGCGCCTCTACAGCTTCCAGTTCCCCGAACGTCCCGGCGCGCTGCTCCAGTTTCTCGAGTCGCTCGATGAGTCCTGGAATATCAGCCTGTTTCACTACCGTAACCACGGCAGCGCCCACGGTCGCGTCCTGGCCGGCATTCAGGTGCCCGACGCCGACCTCGACCGCTTTCACGCCTCCCTTGATCGCCTGGGGTACCACTATGTTGACCAGAGCGATAACCCGGCCTACCATGCTTTTCTCACATAA
- a CDS encoding serine carboxypeptidase — protein MKRIVSISLGSSTRDYRFTTSILGRAIEVERIGVNGEAARAAEMIRAFDGRVDAIGLGGLTPVFRVGAARYPHQEAVHIAAQAHRTPVVDGGVIKATLERWVVAQAARQVPGIFRYKKILFTSGIERYQLAAAIAQYGGELRFADPIVHIGLPSLPVPRSLEQLELYAATTLPITALLPYRLLHPVALGQEGYDPRAEGLFRWAEVIAGDFAFIRRFAPQDLRGKTIVTDDPSPAEIEDLRQRGVVTLVTMTPPFTDLDGAPAPRPFVSADVLEAMVTAIQETGAQPGEAEVLDFISATGWGAHVQELNPRPKPKFAFVIHPLRTSLIANDPRFRWTRYLPPRLVERVAAYIPPLYLSRIRGIRSAATGEEVEGILLTLGATPREMMRRPPSFTYRRLIRAARMAEKMGAQIMGLGAFTSVVGDAGITVAQKSDIGITSGNSLTVAATLEAAKQAVLLMKGGRPEKVRAMVIGATGSIGSVCARLLAQAVRDVVLIAPRPERLLDLKQQIERETPGARVIAATHPDAYLGDADLVITTTSSLTGRVINIDKLKPGAVVCDVARPPDVKEEDAARRPDVLVVESGEIVLPGEPDFGFDIDMPPGTAYACLSETALLAMEGKFEDYTLGRNIEMERVKEMYRLWHKHGLQLARLRSFGVYVTDEMIAEKRRLTEERRRQLGLPAEHVEM, from the coding sequence ATGAAGCGCATCGTGAGCATCAGTCTGGGTTCCTCGACCCGCGATTACCGCTTTACGACGTCCATCCTCGGGCGTGCGATCGAGGTCGAGCGCATCGGCGTTAACGGCGAGGCCGCGCGCGCCGCCGAGATGATCCGCGCCTTCGATGGGCGCGTGGACGCGATTGGCCTGGGCGGCCTTACGCCGGTCTTCCGGGTGGGCGCGGCGCGCTATCCCCACCAGGAGGCTGTGCATATCGCCGCCCAGGCTCACCGGACGCCAGTAGTGGACGGCGGGGTGATCAAGGCCACTCTGGAACGCTGGGTCGTCGCCCAGGCTGCCCGGCAAGTTCCGGGCATCTTTCGTTACAAGAAGATACTCTTCACCAGCGGCATCGAACGCTACCAACTGGCCGCTGCGATCGCCCAGTATGGCGGCGAGTTGCGCTTCGCCGATCCGATTGTGCACATCGGGCTGCCTTCTCTGCCCGTGCCGCGCTCCCTGGAACAGCTCGAACTCTACGCCGCCACCACTCTGCCCATCACGGCGCTGTTGCCCTACCGCCTGCTGCATCCCGTTGCCCTGGGCCAGGAGGGCTACGATCCCCGCGCTGAGGGCCTCTTCCGCTGGGCCGAAGTGATCGCTGGCGATTTTGCCTTTATTCGCCGCTTCGCCCCCCAGGACCTCCGCGGCAAGACCATCGTGACCGACGACCCCTCGCCCGCCGAGATCGAGGACCTGCGCCAGCGCGGCGTGGTGACGCTGGTCACGATGACGCCGCCGTTCACCGATCTTGACGGCGCGCCTGCGCCGCGGCCCTTCGTTTCCGCCGATGTGCTGGAGGCGATGGTTACGGCCATTCAGGAAACCGGCGCGCAGCCCGGCGAGGCCGAGGTGCTGGATTTCATCTCCGCCACGGGTTGGGGCGCGCATGTGCAGGAGCTGAATCCGCGACCAAAGCCGAAGTTTGCCTTCGTGATCCACCCCCTGCGCACCAGTCTGATCGCCAACGATCCCCGCTTCCGCTGGACGCGCTATCTGCCGCCGCGCCTGGTTGAGCGGGTCGCTGCCTACATTCCGCCTCTCTACCTCTCGCGCATTCGCGGCATTCGCTCGGCGGCCACAGGCGAGGAGGTCGAGGGCATTCTGCTGACCCTCGGCGCCACGCCGCGGGAGATGATGCGCCGCCCACCGAGTTTCACCTACCGGCGGCTCATCCGCGCCGCGCGGATGGCCGAGAAGATGGGCGCCCAGATCATGGGGCTCGGCGCGTTCACTTCGGTGGTCGGCGACGCGGGGATCACTGTGGCCCAGAAGAGCGATATCGGCATCACTTCAGGCAACTCGCTCACTGTGGCGGCCACCCTGGAAGCAGCCAAACAGGCTGTGCTGCTAATGAAAGGCGGGCGACCCGAAAAGGTCCGCGCTATGGTCATCGGCGCGACCGGCTCGATCGGCTCGGTGTGCGCGCGCCTGCTGGCCCAGGCCGTGCGCGACGTGGTGCTGATCGCCCCCCGCCCCGAGCGCCTCCTGGACCTCAAGCAGCAGATCGAGCGCGAGACGCCCGGCGCCCGCGTTATCGCCGCGACCCATCCCGACGCCTATCTTGGCGATGCTGATCTGGTCATTACGACGACCAGTTCGCTCACTGGGCGGGTGATCAATATTGACAAGCTGAAGCCCGGCGCCGTGGTGTGCGACGTGGCCCGTCCCCCCGATGTGAAGGAAGAGGATGCCGCCCGCCGCCCCGATGTGCTGGTAGTGGAGAGCGGCGAAATCGTGCTGCCCGGCGAGCCTGATTTCGGCTTCGATATTGATATGCCTCCTGGCACAGCCTACGCCTGTCTCTCCGAGACGGCGTTGCTGGCCATGGAGGGCAAGTTCGAGGATTACACCCTCGGACGCAACATCGAGATGGAGCGGGTCAAAGAGATGTATCGCCTCTGGCACAAGCACGGCCTGCAACTGGCCCGCCTGCGCTCCTTCGGCGTGTACGTGACCGACGAAATGATCGCCGAGAAGCGTCGCCTGACCGAAGAACGCCGCCGGCAGCTCGGGCTGCCCGCGGAGCATGTCGAGATGTGA
- a CDS encoding lysophospholipase, whose amino-acid sequence MVADEPTLQTSQDAMTALEHLTSYPVQRRYRAPLLLIHGAWHGAWCWEAAREDLAARGFEVHAISVRGHGGSPAPPGYRRSTILDYAREVRGAIAAVGRQPIVVGHSAGGYVVQLLITGVVGPRPPLAGAVLLCSSPTNIGAYFLDRGLRGAPMVNLPALLRREPAVVRQALFRPDIPDAELERHRARLVAEPPLVALSSMLLRPRPAACRVPVLVIAAERDAIFDLAVQRETARAYNAQLVVVPGAAHDLMLDPAWPVAAEAIERFARETAGVLLPM is encoded by the coding sequence GTGGTTGCCGACGAACCGACGTTACAGACCAGTCAAGACGCCATGACGGCTCTCGAACATCTCACCAGCTACCCCGTGCAGCGGCGCTATCGCGCGCCGCTGCTGCTAATCCACGGCGCCTGGCACGGGGCGTGGTGCTGGGAGGCGGCGCGGGAGGACCTGGCGGCGCGCGGCTTCGAGGTGCATGCCATCAGCGTCCGGGGGCACGGCGGCAGTCCGGCGCCGCCAGGATATCGGCGCTCGACGATCCTCGACTATGCGCGCGAGGTGCGCGGCGCAATTGCTGCGGTGGGCAGGCAGCCCATTGTGGTCGGGCACAGCGCCGGGGGCTACGTGGTGCAACTGCTGATCACCGGGGTCGTCGGGCCGCGCCCCCCGCTGGCCGGGGCGGTGCTGCTGTGCAGCTCGCCGACGAACATCGGGGCCTATTTTCTCGACCGCGGGCTGCGTGGCGCGCCCATGGTCAACCTGCCGGCCCTGTTGCGCCGTGAGCCCGCGGTCGTGCGCCAGGCTCTCTTCCGTCCCGACATCCCCGATGCGGAACTGGAGCGGCATCGCGCCCGCCTGGTGGCCGAACCGCCCCTGGTCGCCCTCAGCAGTATGCTTCTGCGCCCCCGCCCTGCCGCCTGCCGCGTGCCGGTGCTGGTAATCGCCGCCGAACGCGACGCGATCTTCGACCTGGCCGTCCAGCGGGAGACGGCTCGGGCCTACAACGCTCAACTGGTTGTCGTGCCGGGGGCCGCTCATGATCTGATGCTTGACCCGGCCTGGCCCGTCGCCGCCGAGGCGATCGAGCGCTTCGCCCGCGAGACCGCCGGGGTCCTGCTGCCGATGTGA
- a CDS encoding helix-turn-helix domain-containing protein: MPSVITVRDVLRLALPAGTEVVAGSAGIGRQVNWVATLRATLPAFAELRGGELALLSVEAALALDSRLNLATLVRRLGSAPVPVAGVAALGEIKPDDIAAAEEVRLPLLKLPDRVDLRDVEREITRLITDYEAQFERRSAQLYDLLTQRSLAGQGVPGLLEVLAERTGQSVACFAPNGELRAQRGRGSARVALQALRPNGRGMTTLLNQQIWVEPIGSGDVPAGYLAIAGATLDDWDREAAQRGAAALALELAKEQAVQAAEERLRGDFVAGILFGQPGDVTAAMQRGQELGYNLAAPHVAMILTVEDAGPEVLARLSAALQNELARRNVSAPISRRESSILCMLPATGAMRVRDLVEQLRERLSQTFPRLTLALGTPASGLNEWRRSVEEAEQALLLGRQLFGSGRVLAFSDLGVYRLLVRLRETPELWTFYRETLSRLADYDHRQGAELLKTLEAYFNHLGNLRATSEALHVHRNTLLYRLERIKEISGMDLDNAEEYFALWLALRAHRILSTLEEPA, encoded by the coding sequence ATGCCGTCCGTCATTACCGTTCGCGATGTTCTACGCCTGGCTCTCCCTGCGGGCACCGAGGTTGTCGCCGGGAGCGCGGGAATAGGGCGCCAGGTCAACTGGGTAGCGACCCTGCGCGCCACGCTGCCTGCCTTCGCCGAGTTGCGCGGTGGCGAACTGGCGCTGTTGTCGGTCGAGGCGGCCCTCGCCCTCGACTCGCGGCTCAACCTGGCGACGCTGGTGCGCCGGCTGGGCAGCGCCCCGGTGCCGGTGGCAGGGGTGGCGGCTCTGGGTGAGATCAAGCCCGACGACATCGCCGCCGCCGAGGAGGTGCGGCTGCCCCTGCTGAAACTGCCCGACAGAGTCGATCTGCGCGATGTCGAGCGCGAGATTACCCGGCTGATCACCGACTATGAGGCCCAGTTTGAACGGCGCAGCGCCCAGCTCTATGACCTGCTGACCCAGCGTTCGCTGGCCGGGCAGGGGGTGCCGGGCCTGCTCGAGGTGCTGGCCGAGCGCACCGGGCAGAGTGTGGCCTGCTTCGCCCCCAACGGCGAGTTGCGCGCCCAGCGCGGTCGCGGCTCGGCCCGGGTGGCCCTGCAGGCCCTGCGCCCCAACGGGCGCGGAATGACCACGCTGCTCAACCAGCAGATCTGGGTCGAGCCGATTGGATCGGGCGACGTGCCGGCGGGCTATCTGGCCATTGCCGGCGCCACCCTCGATGACTGGGATCGCGAAGCGGCGCAGCGCGGCGCCGCAGCCCTGGCCCTGGAACTGGCCAAGGAGCAGGCGGTTCAGGCCGCCGAGGAACGCCTGCGCGGCGACTTTGTCGCGGGCATCCTCTTCGGGCAGCCGGGAGACGTGACCGCCGCAATGCAACGCGGCCAGGAACTGGGGTACAACCTCGCCGCCCCGCACGTCGCCATGATCCTGACGGTCGAGGACGCCGGCCCCGAGGTGCTTGCCCGCCTGAGCGCCGCGCTGCAAAACGAACTGGCGCGCCGCAACGTGAGCGCGCCTATTTCGCGCCGTGAGAGCAGCATCCTCTGTATGCTGCCGGCGACGGGCGCGATGCGCGTGCGTGACCTGGTTGAGCAGTTGCGCGAGCGTCTATCGCAAACCTTTCCCAGACTGACGCTGGCGCTCGGCACGCCCGCCTCCGGGCTGAACGAGTGGCGCCGCTCGGTGGAAGAAGCCGAGCAGGCCCTGCTGCTGGGGCGCCAGCTCTTCGGCTCCGGACGGGTCCTCGCCTTCTCCGATCTGGGAGTCTATCGCCTGCTGGTGCGGTTGCGTGAAACCCCGGAACTCTGGACGTTCTACCGCGAGACGCTGTCGCGGCTGGCCGATTACGACCATCGCCAGGGCGCCGAGTTGCTGAAGACCCTCGAAGCCTATTTTAACCACCTGGGCAATCTGCGCGCCACTTCGGAGGCGCTCCACGTTCACCGAAATACGCTGCTGTACCGTCTCGAACGGATCAAAGAGATCAGCGGGATGGATCTGGACAACGCCGAGGAGTACTTCGCCCTGTGGCTGGCGCTGCGGGCGCACCGCATCCTCTCGACGCTGGAGGAGCCGGCGTAG